agcaggactgcagggtgcacagtggacacaccacaccttcacagatctgcagaccctcaggaaaggagaaagggactcagcaggactgcagggtgcacagtggacacaccacaccttcacagatctgcagaccctcaggaaaggagaaagggactcagcaggactgcagggtgcacagtggacactccacaccttcacagatctgtagaccctcaggaaaggagaaagggactcagcaggactgcagggtgcacagtggacactccacaccttcacagatctgcagaccctcaggaaaggagaaagggactcagcaggactgcagggtagacagtggacactccacaccttcacagatctgcagaccctcaggaaaggagaaagggactcagcaggactgcagggtgcacagtggacacaccacaccttcacagatctgcagaccctcaggaaaggagaaagggactcagCAGGACTGCAGGGTGCACAGTGGACACACCACACCTACACAGATCTGCAGaccctcaggaaaggagaaagggactcagCAGGACTGCAGGGTGCACAGTGGACACTCCACACCTTCACAGATCTGTAGACCcttaggaaaggagaaagggactcagcaggactgcagggtgcacagtggacactccacaccttcacagatctacagaccctcaggaaaggagaaagggactcagcaggactgcagggtgcacagtggacactccacaccttcacagatctgtagaccctcaggaaaggagaaagggactcagCAGGACTGCAGGGTGCACAGTGGACACACCACACCTTCACAGATCTACAGaccctcaggaaaggagaaagggactcagcaggactgcagggtgcacagtggacactccacaccttcacagatctgtagaccctcaggaaaggagaaagggactcagCAGGACTGCAGGGTGCACAGTGGACACACTACACCTACACAGGTCTACAGaccctcaggaaaggagaaagggactcagCAGGACTGCAGGGTGGACAGTGGACACACCACACCTTCACACATCTACAGaccctcaggaaaggagaaagggactcagcaggactgcagggtgcacagtggacactccacaccttcacagatctgcagaccctcaggaaaggagaaagggactcagcaggactgcagggtacacagtggacactccacaccttcacagatctacagaccctcaggaaaggagaaagggactcagcaggactgcagggtgcacagtggacactccacaccttcacagatctacagaccctcaggaaaggagaaagggactcagcaggactgcagggtgcacagtggacacaccacaccttcacagatctgcagaccctcaggaaaggagaaagggactcagcaggactgcagggtgcacagtggacactccacaccttcacagatctgcagaccctcaggaaaggagaaagggactcagcaggactgcagggtgcacagtggacactccacaccttcacagatctgcagaccctcaggaaaggagaaagggactcagcaggactgcagggtgcacagtggacacaccacaccttcacagatctgtagaccctcaggaaaggagaaagggactcagCAGGACTGCAGGGTGCACAGTGGACACACCACACCTACACAGGTCTACAGaccctcaggaaaggagaaagggactcagcaggactgcagggtgcacagtggacacaccacaccttcacagatctgtagaccctcaggaaaggagaaagggactcagcaggactgcagggtgcacagtggacactccacaccttcacagatctacagaccctcaggaaaggagaaagagactcagcaggactgcagggtgcacagtggacacaccacaccttcacagatctgcagaccctcaggaaaggagaaagggactcagcaggactgcagggtgcacagtggacactccacaccttcacagatctgcagaccctcaggaaaggagaaagggactcagcaggactgcagggtgcacagtggacactccacaccttcacagatctgtagaccctcaggaaaggagaaagggactcagCAGGACTGCAGGGTGCACAGTGGACACACCACACCTTCACAGATCTACAGaccctcaggaaaggagaaagggactcagCAGGACTGCAGGGTGCACAGTGGACACACCACACCTTCACAGATCTACAGaccctcaggaaaggagaaagggactcagcaggactgcagggtgcacagtggacactccacaccttcacagatctgcagaccctcaggaaaggagaaagggactcagcaggactgcagggtgcacagtggacacaccacaccttcacagatctgcagaccctcaggaaaggagaaagggactcagcaggactgcagggtgcacagtggacactccacaccttcacagatctgcagaccctcaggaaaggagaaagggactcagcaggactgcagggtgcacagtggacactccacaccttcacagatctgtagaccctcaggaaaggagaaagggactcagcaggactgcagggtgcacagtggacactccacaccttcacagatctgcagaccctcaggaaaggagaaagggactcagCAGGACTGCAGGGTGCACAGTGGACACTCCACACCTACACAGGTCTACAGaccctcaggaaaggagaaagggactcagCAGGACTGCAGGGTGCACAGGGGACACATCTTCACAGGTCTATAGACCCTCAGGAACGCGACTCACTGTTATGACTGAACTGTGTCCCTTCTTTCCAAATTCACAGCTGACACCAAGCCCCTGAAGCCTCCACCTGGACAAAGGGCTTTTAGAGGTGACTCATGCCCAATGAGCCCTGATGGTCGTCCTGGTCCTGTATGACTGGGTCCCTTAGGAGACGACAGACACCACGGATACCCACACAGATAAAAGGCCACATGAGGTCACAGTGAGAAGGCACCAGGCCAAGGGGAGAGGCCTCTGAGGACCAGCCCTGAGACACTGGACTTCTAACCtccaaaactgagaaaataaatttctcatctttaatgcacccagtctgtggtatgaCAACAGCCCCAATATGGTAAGGGAGACAGTAAATGTTAAATATTGGGCTGGCGctgaggctcagcagtagagcgcttgcctagcacacgagagcaccacattaaaatacacaaaataaagggACTGAATtcaatacaactaaaaaaacaaatatttaaaaaaacgtTAGATATAGTTTCATTTACAATTGTGCCCCCCAAGATGAAAAACTTAAAGTATAAATTTAACATGTTCAGTCCTTAATACTTCAATGTTATAAACTAAAATGGTTAAGGAaatcaaaaattattaaatagatgGAGAGGCATACCATCTTCATGGACAGAAAGACAATAAATGTCAACTTTCCCCAAACTGATGTTTGCTTAGTGCAATTCCTAATAAAATCCCAAAAAGAATTTTtgtaggcctggggatgtggctcaagcggtagcgcgctcgcctggcatgcgtgcggcccgggttcgatcctcagcaccacatataagcaacgatgttgtgtccgccaagaaatggaaaacattaaaaaattctctctctctctcactctctttaaaaaaaaacgagAATTTTTGTAAAGACAGTACTCTAAAAGGTACACAGAAATACGAAGAGCGATAATAgtaggaaaattttttaaaaaagataaaattggagAAATCAGTCTGACCAACTTCAAAACCTACAATTAAGCTCTGTAACCAAGACAGTGTGGTGTGGTGGAAAGTTAGCACACAGCTCAGGGTGGAATAAAGATCCAGAAAAGGACTTCTGCAAAGGCGTAAAGCACTTCGTGGAGGAAGGTCAAGTCTCAACGCCCCACGCTGAGCAGAGGACCCACGCGGGCTCCGGCACGGACCTTGGCCTAACTCACACTTAGGCACAACTTCACTCTGGGGGCCGCAGGCTCATGTACAACTATAACCCATTCAGAGGACGCTGGGGAAGTTGGGGCTAAATGAGACGCCTTCAGACTCAGCCCACAGTAGAACTACAGAAGGAAAAACGGATGGGCCAGCCTCCCCTGGCCCAGCACCTCCCAcccagggaggggagagaagaggcaCCAAGGGGCCGGTGCTCGCAGGCCACACAGCGACTCCCTCATCctcagcagggcacagtggctctCTGGAGAAGGGAGCCCCAGCCCACCTCTTCATTCTGGCAGGAGCATGATCCACCCTCTGCACACCCCAGGCAGTGGGCCTGCGGGCACCAGGAGGCTCTCCCAAGACCCCACCATGGCTTCCCTCCCGAAAAGGACCGTGTGAAATGGGGTTCACCTGGCAGTGCACCGAGAGGCCCAGGCCCCGCTTGTCAGACACGATGAGCGTGATGGTGGTCTTGAGAATGGTGGCGAGGAACGTGTTGACCCCGAAGACCAGGGCACAGAGCTCTTTGGACAGAGAGGATGCGATCTGAAAACTGGGCAGAAGAGCAGGTCAGACAGCTGCAGAGGACGGGAAGCAAGACCTCAGGGAGGGTCCAGAGGAGCTCCAGAGGCAGCgtggtgggagggagggaatgtGGATCCCAGACACAACCCCACCCACATAGGCAACCAAAAGCCTGGCCCTGCCTGCCCACAGGCCCTGCCCCACAAAGCCCCGTCCCAGATGCCTGTTCCCAGACTCCCCCACCTCTGCCCCTGGCCCTGTCACAGACACAGGACCACCCAAGACGCACAGGGTGGCTCTCAGTCTCGCCCCTAGGTGCACAGTGAGGCTCAACAGGTACAGTCTCTGGTACCCTCTAGCCCTGCCCACAGCCACCGGACAGCTCCCAGGAGCacagcacccccagccccaccctcctTCAGGCACATGCCCACCCAccagcagccagcagccaggCAGACCCAGCTGGGGCGCTCTCCCAGCTCAGGAGCAGAGTGCGGGCCCCTCACGGCCACACAGCCACATCCTCGACCTAGTAGGACAGGCACCAAGAAGCACAAGTGCAGGTGCAGGAAGATCCCACAGAACCTGGGACAACGTGCTCGGGAGGTCCTCCCGAGAACAGGGGCGGGAAACGTGCACAGTGGAGGTCTCTCTGGAAGACAGGCAGGGAGTGAGGACAGGAGACAGGGAAAGCGGGGGACGAGGGGCAGTGACGTCCTCCAGGCCTCTGGTGCCCCCAGGAAAGGGACATCTGAGTGCAGTTCTGATGGATTCCCCAGAACATGTTCCTTGAAAGAAAGACTGGACAAAAGTGTTCTAGAATCCCCTCAATTAAAAATGCCTAAGAACCTTTGAGAAAGAATGACCAAGAGCCGATGGACAGGGGACGCTGGGGTCAGGAAGAGAACCCAGAGCACCTCGCAGAGGAGAACTGCGCACAGGAGCTGCAGCCCATGAGAGCAGGTGGGATTGCAGGTCAGCTGGGGGGCTGCCCAAGCCAGGGTGAGCACCCCACCACAGTGGAACCCAGCAGAGGGCGTCAGAGATACCAAatgggctcaggaggctgaggcaggaggaccccaagttcaaagccaacctcggcaactcagcgaggccctaagcaacctgtctcaaaaaataaaaaaaggctggggatgtgggtcagaggttaagcacctctgggtccaattcccggtaccaaaaagtAAGCAGATTAacgttaaaaaatatttaagtaaaaacaGAGTTAGGAAAGGCCTGCAGGTCAGAGGCTCGTGGCTGGGGTACCACCAGGACAAGCATGCAGACAGGCTGCAGGGTTTCTCAACGTTGACCGGAACCCCCTTTCAGGCCCTCACCTGGCCTGCCCCTGGTCACCTGTGAGCCACCATCAGAATGTGGAAGCAAAAGTGCAGACAGGAAGCCAGCTCAGCACGTGgccacaggaagcaggggaacTGACCTCACAGGAGTGACCTGGACACAGCCCGGTGTGGCCCTGCAGCACCTGTGCCCTGCGGCGACGTCTGCTCCTCCCATGTGCTTCCCACACTGTCTGGGGCCCGCGTAGCCCACACCCTTCATGACCAGCCAAACATGCCTGATAGCCTGGGATGGCCACCCCAGCCTAGTGCCCTGGTCAAAGTGGACGGGCAGCAGAGGTGAGTCCCACCTCAGAAACACTGTGGGCCTCCACAGGCTGGGGGCAGGGTCAAGAGGCCTCCTAGGGAGAAGGCAGACTGGGACATGGGAGACATGAGGGGCAGGCGTGGGGACAGCGGCCACAGCCCAGGGAGGTCTGCAACCCAGAGTGTGGTCAGGATGGGACAGAAaggaccctgggtttgagccccactTCCAGCACCCAGAGAGCAAGCATTCGCGGTGCCGAGGGCAGGGAGTTCAGGTgcaggccacatccccaggtgGGGCAAGACGGGCTCGGCGCTCCCAGGGTAGGGCATGTGTGCTGCCGGTGTGCGGGGGCCCACGGCCCTagtggggagggaggcagggcagCCCTGGGAAGGGTGGGCAGGGGAGTGGGAGGCCAAGGGAGGCAGCACCTGTGTGGACAGTGTGAGCCAGAGCACGTGTGGGAAGTGTGAGTGTGTTACACACATCTGGTGTGTACACAGAAAGTGCCTGGCATGGAGAGTGGGCCCTCTCAGCTGGTGGTCGTGCCCTGGCAGCTTCAGAGAAGAGCCCAGAGGGTCTGGGTGAGGGGCAGTGCAGGGGTCCTGGGGCTGGCAGGTTGGGGCAGGGAGCCAGAGGGAGGTGGTGGACCTCAGCTACCTGTGAACAAGGCCAGTCTTCCACAGGCCGCCCCTGCTGCCCATGTGCACACCTGCTGCTCCCTGCAGAACCTCCTGCTAGTCCCTCCCCTCGGCCCACTCACGTGGCGATGGGCACAAGGAACTGGTAGGCGCCGCGGAAGAGCACATAGGCTGCGTAGCAGAGCCAGATGTCCTTGGTGCTGGTCATGAGAAAGACCAGCCCGGCCTGCACGGCCAGGATGCTCGCAATGACCACCTTCGACCACAGAGCCCAGCGGATATTCACAAAGCCCGCGGCAAAGGATGTGATGGCACCTGGGGACAGGAGATATCACGGTCACGCTAGGGCCAGGTAGAGCACAGGGAGTCCAGGGAGGGGCGGGGTACAGGCTGTGCAGCTTACACTGGGGGGCAGGGAAGCAGGCCAATGGTGGGAGCTAGCTGGGCTAGAGGTGGGAGTGCTGGTCATGCTGAGGGCCAGGCCCGAGAAGGgggggctggggtgagggctTGGAGGACAGGGCTCCACGTACCCAGGAGTGTGGAGGCAGCGTCTGCGGCGCCGTTGTAGACCTGCGTGCTGCTGGCGGTGATGAGCACCTTGTTCCACAGGACGTGTACGTAGTAGACTACCAGGTAGTAGCCAGCAGAGTTGAAGACCCACCAAAGGGACCAGAGGCGCAGCTGTGGCCGCCGCGCACTGCCCACCAGGTCCCACAGCATGTGCGCCAAGAAAGAGTCCCTGCAGGCACCCAGAGCACGCCCCAGCTTCCCACGCACAGGCTGGTCAGGGCCCGGGTGCATCTGGTCCAGCTCGCTGGGTGAGGCTCCACGTGCAGGCGCACTGCGGTTGAAGAAGAGGCTGCGCTTGGGACGCCTCAGGAAGAGGGCGAGGACCAGGCTGAAGGTGAGGAAGGCCAGGGAGATGTAGTTGAGCATGGAGAAGGACATCTGGCCCACGGAGACCAGCAGCTGGCCCAGCACAGAGCTGGTGAAGACGCCCAGCAGCACCGCGGTCCTCGAGTAGCTGGCCATGCGCTGGTAGCGGGCAGGGCGCACCAGGGAGAAGATGTAGGAGGAGTAGGCGATGCGGGCGGCCATGGTGATGCTGTAGCAGACCTCCATGAGCTGCATGTGCAGCACAGAGtggcccagcagcagcagcagccacacgCACACGTAGCTCAGGCCCTGCAGCAGCAGCACGGGCTTGTAGCGCAGGTAGTCGGTGAGCAAGAAGACCGGGACCAGCACCACCAGGTAGGAGTAGGACAGCACCGGAATGACCTCGTTGGTCACCTGCGGACAGGGAGCAGCCACTGTGAGGACCACTGGCCACTCTGCTAAGTGCACAGGGGTGACTAAGCAGGGGCCCACACTGCCGCAGTCATCCCTGCTGACCACTTTCTGTGGCAATGGCTGCCTTGCCACCATGAGTCAAATGCCCACACGGCTCCCTGCGGAATACCCTGTCCAGGCATGCCAGGGGCCCTGGGGACTGGAGAGCCTGCAGCCCAAGAAACCGCCGACCCCAGGCAATCAGAAGGAGGCAGTCCACAGGAAGTGGCCATTACCACTGAAAACGACCCATTACATCCTAGGTAGTGGGAATCTGGACTGACTTGTTTTTCCTGGACTCAGAATTTGGTTTCACCTTAAATACAACAGGAAAAACAGCACTGTGGGCAGTAGGTACCACCTGAGCCACCTCGGCCCTtccagagggcagggcaggacaAAGGAGGTCAGCGGGGGGTTACCAGGACCTGGGGGACGAGCCAACTCAGCCCTtccagagggcagggcaggacaAAGGAGGTCAGCGGGTGGGTTACCAGGACCTGGGGGACGAGCCACCTCAGTCCTtccagagggcagggcaggacaAGGAGGTCAGCGGGGGGTTACCAGGACCTGGGGGACGAGCCAACTCAGCCCTTCCAGAGGGCAGGACAGGACAAAGGAGGTCAGCGGGGGGTTACCAGGACCTGGGGGACGAGCCACCTCAGCCCTtccagagggcagggcaggacaAAGGAGGTCAGCGGGGGGTTACCAGGACCTGGGGGACGAGCCACGTCAGCCCTTCCAGAGGGCAGGACAGGACAAAGGAGGTCAGCGGGGGGGTTACCAGGATCTGGGTGGGCAGGGGGCTGTGGTGAGAGGGAAAAAGGAGGGAAGTGGACAGGACGGGCGGCAAGGCAGCAGCTGGAGGCCCAGCCACGGGCCAGAGCCCAGACCTGCACCCAGCACCTACACAGGAGGCCAGGCAGAGGGACAGCCTGGAGAAGGTGGCCCAGGGCCTTCATCTCAATTAAGGGACGACATTTGCTCTTTGCCTCAAGAGCCTGATGACAGGCCACGGCCCCAGGCCAGGACCCAGGAGGCTGTGGCACGCTGCAGGAGGCACGTCCAGCCACACGAGCTGGGAACGCCAGCCGGGGAACTTCCAGGACTCCCCTAGGGTCCCAGAATGTCCCCTGCACCCCAAACCTGAGGGTTCTGACAGATTCTTACACCAAAGCAGAAGCTCCTCCCCCACCGAGAAGCCCTGGAGAAACCGTCTGTGCTCAACTGCAGCAGGACCAGCCCTGAGTCCACACACATGAATGTCCCCAGTCAGACGGCAGGAGGCAGGTTCCAAAAGAGGTGTCACTAGACACCACTTACGTGAACTGGTGGATCCAGGCCCAGCAAGCACTGGCCTGCTCAGTCCCTGCAGCCAGAGGGCTGAGACCAGAGGACTGGCCTGTGGGGCCAGAGGGCAAAGCCCGAGACCACAGTCCCCGCGGACTCCAAGGCCTACTGGGACGGAGTGACCTCTGCAGTCTACGCTCTAATCCGTGTGGAAGGTGAGAGGGCAGGAAGGCAGGGCCGGTGAACATCTCTGCGACGGTTTTCCACCTTACTGTAAAGGGTGCTTCACACACACGCCTGTTCTATCCATGATGACGCTGGACTGCGGCCCCAGTGGAGAGCAGAGAAGCCTCTGGCCAACCACTGAGTGTGCGGGCTGAGGGCTCTCCTCCATGCTCCTTCTGTCTGACCCCGTTCTACACAGCATACCGTGCAACTCAAGGAGGAAATGACCCCAGCTGGGCCTCGCCGGGCCCTGGGCTGCATGTCTGCCGTCAGCCCATTACAGGGTTTCCATGGCCCTGTGGGCCCCGAGCCAAGAGAAAGGAAATCCCTTTGGTAACCTCTAGGCAGAGACCTGCTGGCTCCTGGCTGGAGGCAGGTGCCCGCGTGGCTGGACACGGGCTCCGCCGGATGGTAGAAGAGGGGCCTGGTTGGGGGGGCAGCACCTTAGACCTGTGCTTCATCTCTTAGAACCCCAGACCCTCCTAACTGGCCTCAAGAATGGGCCCCTCCCTCCGACCGTGCCTACTGTGGGGAGCATGGGGTCCAGGACCCGCCCAGAGCCCCCGGGCCCCTGTGTGGTACTCACACAGCCACCTaccttctccagcctcagctgccCATGCATGCAGAGCCCCTGGCTCCCCTGCCCACCTGTGAAACACGGCCCCTCCAGCCCACACCCACGTGCCTGCTCCCGGGTGAAGTTCTTGTCGGGCCCCAGGAGGTAGGGTGTGATGAAGCTCTCCCCGGGCCGCATCTGGGACATGAAGCCGTAGAAGCAGAGGTAGAACACCAGGCATCGCCATGAGTGGGGCTCAGGGCCGGGTCCAGGCTCCTTGGACGCCTCCTTCTCCACCACCTGGCCAGAGGGCACCATGCTGCCCAGGCCCACACTCAACCCTGGTGGGGACTGGAGGCAACACACCTGGAAAGAGGAACAGAGTCAGGCAGGCTGGCAAGAGCCTGCGGCACCCCCTCCCAGGGCTCCTCCTCCCAGGCTCAGTCAGGGTCCGAGGCCCCACCACATGGCCTGGACAGCCAGCCTGAGGACCACCTGGGCCCTCCCACCC
This window of the Ictidomys tridecemlineatus isolate mIctTri1 chromosome 3, mIctTri1.hap1, whole genome shotgun sequence genome carries:
- the Slc19a1 gene encoding reduced folate transporter: MVPSGQVVEKEASKEPGPGPEPHSWRCLVFYLCFYGFMSQMRPGESFITPYLLGPDKNFTREQVTNEVIPVLSYSYLVVLVPVFLLTDYLRYKPVLLLQGLSYVCVWLLLLLGHSVLHMQLMEVCYSITMAARIAYSSYIFSLVRPARYQRMASYSRTAVLLGVFTSSVLGQLLVSVGQMSFSMLNYISLAFLTFSLVLALFLRRPKRSLFFNRSAPARGASPSELDQMHPGPDQPVRGKLGRALGACRDSFLAHMLWDLVGSARRPQLRLWSLWWVFNSAGYYLVVYYVHVLWNKVLITASSTQVYNGAADAASTLLGAITSFAAGFVNIRWALWSKVVIASILAVQAGLVFLMTSTKDIWLCYAAYVLFRGAYQFLVPIATFQIASSLSKELCALVFGVNTFLATILKTTITLIVSDKRGLGLSVHCQFLIYCVYFLVLSVIFFLGAGLDGLRHCQRDCHQPLPLAQELRSPSEEKPVRLPSVEQGLGGLQPSAPPLPLEDSTEDGPGTWGPVAKA